In one window of Zygosaccharomyces rouxii strain CBS732 chromosome E complete sequence DNA:
- the SEO1 gene encoding putative permease SEO1 (similar to uniprot|P39709 Saccharomyces cerevisiae YAL067C SEO1 Putative permease member of the allantoate transporter subfamily of the major facilitator superfamily mutation confers resistance to ethionine sulfoxide), which yields MNTPTTSLMKEIFVDPWRRLKFGIIPVKRVLEEDNLVKTGSTEPESLSDEWDDKKRSLREVLEETPDSEVDEEEELNEYEYRDQANRPWWKFFDEQEYRITKKKGKSNHWYSWFNGSPSTQEKKLILKLDILLALYACMSYWVKYLDSVNLNNAYVSGMKESLGMHGNDLVHVQNMFSIGNIVSQVPFLFVLNKVPLNYLLPTLDLCWSLMTLGQGFAHTTDSIKALRFFVGFFEGPSYLAFQYLFGCFYKHDEVVRRSAFFYFGQYIGILSSGGIQSAVYKSLNGRNGLAGWRWNFIFDFIISIIVALIGFYSLPGDPQNCYSIFLTDDEIRLARTRLKENKTEGNDFHKKVFDIGVWKKIIFDWKIWIVSIWAIFCWDNSNVGSGCYILWLKSLTNSNGEQRYSIPKVNTLSMITPALGLVYLTVTALIADKLHSRWSAILFTQIFNIIGNVILAVWNVQEGAKWFAFMLQCMGWAMAPVLYGWVNDICRRDSESRGIIMTAMNIAASVFSVWTSVVFFPTTEAPRYLKGYSFAAANALALILWTFLVLWFYKNEERKYAKENGIILYNSNVGVPPKEERQQLGNIYHDDQERSSSPAEAEGEHVHIVGDKGDKIINI from the coding sequence ATGAATACTCCTACCACCTCTTTGATGAAAGAGATCTTTGTCGATCCTTGGAGACGTCTCAAGTTTGGGATCATCCCAGTGAAAAGAGTTCTCGAAGAAGATAATCTAGTAAAAACTGGAAGCACTGAACCAGAATCATTATCAGATGAATGGGATGATAAAAAGAGAAGTTTACGAGAGGTATTAGAAGAAACACCTGATTCTGAagtggatgaagaagaggaattAAATGAGTACGAATACAGGGACCAGGCCAATAGACCATGGtggaaattttttgatGAGCAAGAGTACAGAATcaccaagaagaaaggtaAGAGCAACCATTGGTATTCCTGGTTTAATGGTAGTCCATCTACTCaggagaaaaaattgattttgaagTTAGACATTCTGTTAGCTCTTTATGCGTGTATGTCCTATTGGGTAAAATATCTCGACAGTGTCAATTTAAATAATGCATACGTTTCTGGTATGAAAGAATCGCTAGGTATGCATGGTAACGATTTAGTTCATGTGCAAAACATGTTCTCCATTGGTAACATCGTTTCACAGGTACCATTTTTATTCGTTTTGAACAAAGTACCATTGAACTATTTATTACCAACATTAGATTTGTGCTGGTCGTTAATGACTTTAGGTCAAGGTTTTGCACATACTACAGATAGTATTAAGGCTTTAAGATTTTTCGTTGGATTTTTCGAAGGACCATCTTATTTGGCATTCCAATATTTGTTTGGATGTTTTTACAAACATGATGAAGTGGTTAGGAGATCTGCATTTTTCTATTTTGGTCAATATATTGGTATCCTTTCATCTGGTGGTATTCAATCTGCAGTTTACAAAAGTCTTAACGGTAGAAATGGATTAGCTGGATGGAGATGGAATTTTATATTTGATTTCATTATTTCAATTATTGTAGCACTAATTGGGTTTTATTCCTTGCCAGGTGATCCACAGAACTGTTATTCCATCTTTTTAACAGATGATGAGATTAGATTGGCTCGTACAAGGCTGAAGGAAAATAAGACGGAAGGTAATGATTTCCATAAGAAAGTATTCGATATTGGtgtttggaaaaaaattatctttgattggaaaatttggatcgTTTCGATTTGGGCTATCTTCTGTTGGGATAACAGTAATGTAGGTTCTGGTTGTTACATCCTTTGGTTGAAATCATTGACTAATTCAAATGGGGAGCAAAGATATTCCATTCCTAAAGTTAACACATTGAGTATGATTACACCGGCTTTAGGTCTTGTATATTTGACCGTAACAGCCTTAATTGCAGATAAATTACATTCTCGATGGTCGGCTATTCTTTTCACCCAGATTTTTAATATCATAGGTAACGTTATCTTGGCGGTTTGGAATGTGCAAGAAGGTGCTAAATGGTTTGCATTCATGCTTCAATGTATGGGGTGGGCAATGGCTCCTGTACTTTATGGTTGGGTCAATGACATTTGTCGTAGAGATTCAGAGTCAAGAGGTATTATCATGACTGCTATGAATATTGCTGCTTCTGTTTTTAGCGTCTGGACAAGTGTTGTGTTTTTCCCTACTACTGAAGCACCTCGTTATCTAAAGGGTTACAGTTTTGCAGCTGCCAATGCTTTGGCATTGATCTTATGGACATTCTTAGTACTTTGGTTTTACAAGAATGAAGAGCGTAAATACGCGAAAGAAAATGGCATCATCCTCTACAATTCTAATGTAGGTGTACCGCCAAAAGAAGAACGGCAACAGCTGGGAAATATTTATCATGATGATCAAGAGCGAAGTTCTTCACCTGCGGAAGCGGAGGGAGAACACGTTCATATTGTCGGTGATAAGGGTGACAAGATTATAAACATATAA
- the SGS1 gene encoding ATP-dependent DNA helicase SGS1 (similar to uniprot|P35187 Saccharomyces cerevisiae YMR190C SGS1 Nucleolar DNA helicase of the RecQ family, involved in maintenance of genome integrity), which yields MSMVSKPSNNLRSECKWLKETNSLQEEKELALKVINSNTLNKRPRVDKVSQETSVSSITPLSSFNNDTQLPQRESQSQSKQKQPPLPTAPRQVPNYSTQRRDRSELQRLLIGCLKSQNKLLLRRCRISESTSLSEDAKRTQIVDGIKPELSKLMSQMTTLEEELDILSQSNDTNLSTDRTHSTVIPSPEEMNPGDEISAAPEPAATEALLFSSKPVQNELVQVLEEDDDDMEPMIVSQKDQQRASTMTPLSQQESESEQARRSIAARNLRNRENNVNYRIPDHDDPFDYVMGVAENHGEASDVTMDAEDDIDSNYLKSDDGTENKVDQSDLDFVVMDEEARDSIDRSYQDSQWPGLSESQKQDIENDSIEMILSSPQPKMTQTSPADENVERIDLIEDDFEKDQIVEDTMMNDYGVAPFVRNMNANLSNSDLELIVSEGNEEEEAEAISDSDLEKFDEERENRAQVPDIKELDDDLKIINERKLEEEDFLPTPIMVKQENPPELITKIHKSQDILDDDDDDLLRDIAKGDQDKAVVHQPQPRYAWSDEVDYRLHQSFGLRSFRPNQLQAVNSTLAGKDVFVLMPTGGGKSLCYQLPAIVKSGKTRGTTIVISPLISLMQDQVEHLLNNNIKASMFSSRGTADQRRQTFNLFIHGLLDLIYISPEMISASEQCKRGIKKLHNDGKLARIVVDEAHCVSNWGHDFRPDYKELKYFKREYPHVPMMALTATASEQVRLDVIHNLELKDPVFLKQSFNRKNLFYGVVRKTKNTIAEICESINTRFANQTGIIYCHSKNSCEQTAAQIQRNGIRCAFYHAGMEPDERSDVQRAWQNDDLQVICATVAFGMGIDKADVRFVYHYTVPRTLEGYYQETGRAGRDGKPSFCITYYTFRDVRSIQTMIQKDKNLDKDNKEKHLNKLQNVMMYCENGLDCRRKLVLSYFNEEFDAKDCHKNCDNCCNSFKVATEQRDVTEDAKKIVKLVDELQDSRVTLIYCQDIFKGSRSSKIVQAGHTELEFHGAGKSMPKSDVERIFFQLINLGILAEYPIVNNSGFASNYVKLGKRARELLRGALPVQMQFNMSSSRPNSGLDSNALPPSSSTSRISSRTVNLGGNKRDNHTVEPISLNNENEWKSTQELSELTHAYETLKEASMNAGYRMNPPVTNFIPDAALRKLAKKLPISESEFSSMPEIGPRHAKKFKVFRKTIMELRRRRSNLGGGNDINASNSIVLSEGSLPDNSVVASRFIAMDSAESQQNEEIIRQIRMSQQRSTQPSQPSQRTGRASKSSYSKKRFKRRG from the coding sequence ATGAGTATGGTTTCCAAGCCATCAAATAACTTAAGAAGTGAATGTAAGTGGCTGAAGGAGACTAATAGCTTACAGGAGGAAAAGGAACTTGCATTGAAAGTCATTAATAGCAATACATTGAATAAAAGGCCGAGGGTAGATAAAGTGTCACAAGAAACATCAGTTAGTTCGATTACACCTTTGAGTAGCTTTAACAATGATACTCAACTGCCACAGCGAGAATCACAGTCACAATCGAAACAGAAACAACCACCGCTACCGACAGCACCAAGGCAGGTACCAAATTATTCGACACAGAGAAGGGATAGAAGTGAATTACAGAGGCTGTTGATTGGATGTCTTAAATCTCAGAATAAATTACTGTTACGAAGGTGTCGAATAAGTGAGTCAACTTCTTTATCGGAGGATGCAAAGAGGACACAGATCGTTGATGGGATCAAACCTGAACTTTCCAAGTTGATGTCACAGATGACAACTCTAGAGGAGGAATTGGATATTTTATCACAATCCAACGATACAAATTTATCTACTGATCGTACTCATTCTACAGTTATTCCTAGTCCAGAGGAGATGAATCCTGGTGATGAGATTTCAGCAGCTCCGGAACCGGCAGCGACGGAAGCGCTACTGTTTTCATCAAAACCTGTGCAAAATGAATTAGTTCAAGTActcgaagaagatgatgacgacATGGAACCCATGATAGTCTCTCAAAAGGATCAGCAAAGGGCGTCTACGATGACACCATTGAGTCAACAGGAAAGTGAATCAGAACAAGCGCGGAGGAGTATTGCCGCCAGAAATCTCCGAAATAGAGAAAATAACGTTAACTACCGGATTCCGGACCATGATGATCCGTTTGACTATGTGATGGGGGTTGCAGAAAACCACGGAGAAGCTTCAGATGTTACTATGGatgctgaagatgatattgatTCCAATTACCTGAAGTCCGACGATGGAACAGAAAATAAAGTAGATCAAAGTGACTTAGATTTTGTGGttatggatgaagaagctCGAGACAGTATAGATCGTTCCTACCAGGATTCTCAATGGCCCGGGCTCAGTGAAAGCCAAAAACAAGACATCGAAAATGATTCCATTGAAATGATACTTTCATCTCCACAACCTAAGATGACACAAACATCACCTGCAGATGAGAATGTGGAACGTATAGACTTAATTGAGgatgattttgagaaagatCAAATTGTAGAGGATACAATGATGAACGATTATGGAGTTGCGCCATTTGTAAGAAATATGAATgcaaatttatcaaattccGATTTAGAACTAATAGTGAGTGAaggtaatgaagaagaggaagctGAAGCCATATCAGACAGTGAtctggaaaaatttgacgaagaaagagaaaatagGGCACAAGTTCCAGATATCAAGGAATTAGACGACGACTTGAAGATAATTAACGAACGTAAAttagaggaagaagattttcTGCCGACGCCTATAATGGTAAAACAAGAGAATCCACCAGAATTAATCACCAAAATCCATAAATCACAAGATATTCttgacgatgatgacgacGATTTATTAAGAGATATCGCTAAAGGGGATCAGGACAAAGCTGTTGTACATCAACCACAACCTCGCTATGCGTGGTCTGATGAAGTAGATTATCGTTTACACCAAAGTTTTGGCTTAAGAAGTTTCAGACCGAACCAATTGCAAGCGGTCAATTCTACTCTAGCTGGTAAAGATGTATTTGTGCTAATGCCTacaggtggtggtaaatcgCTATGTTATCAATTACCCGCTATTGTAAAGTCAGGTAAGACTAGGGGTACGACGATTGTCATATCACCTTTAATTTCACTAATGCAAGATCAAGTGGAACATCTACTGAACAATAACATCAAGGCGAGTATGTTCAGTTCAAGAGGTACCGCTGATCAAAGGAGACAAACGTTTAATCTATTTATACATGGGCTCTTGGATCTCATATACATTTCACCTGAAATGATCAGTGCGTCAGAACAATGTAAAAGAGGTATAAAGAAGCTCCAcaatgatggtaaattggcACGAATAGTGGTGGATGAAGCTCATTGTGTCTCTAATTGGGGTCATGACTTTAGACCGGATTACAAGGAACtgaaatattttaaaagagAATACCCTCATGTGCCAATGATGGCACTTACTGCAACTGCAAGTGAACAAGTTAGGTTAGATGTTATTCATAATTTGGAGCTTAAGGATCCCGTCTTCTTAAAGCAAAGCTTCAATAGAAAGAATTTGTTCTATGGGGTTGTAAGAAAGACTAAAAACACCATTGCAGAAATCTGTGAATCTATAAACACCAGGTTTGCTAATCAAACTGGAATCATTTATTGTCATTCTAAAAATTCGTGTGAGCAGACAGCGGCTCAAATACAACGCAATGGCATTAGATGTGCGTTCTATCATGCAGGCATGGAACCAGATGAAAGGTCAGATGTACAACGAGCTTGGcaaaatgatgatttacaagTGATTTGTGCTACAGTTGCATTTGGTATGGGTATCGATAAGGCTGATGTGAGATTTGTGTATCACTACACGGTTCCTCGTACTTTAGAAGGTTATTATCAAGAAACTGGTAGAGCTGGTAGAGATGGTAAACCTTCATTTTGCATTACTTACTACACGTTTAGAGATGTTAGATCTATTCAAACCATGATTCAAAAGGATAAAAACTTGGATAAGGATAATAAGGAAAAGCATTTGAACAAACTGCAAAATGTCATGATGTATTGTGAAAATGGTCTCGATTGTAGACGTAAATTAGTACTTTCCTATTTCAACGAAGAATTCGACGCTAAAGACTGTCACAAAAATTGTGATAACTGTTGTAATAGTTTCAAAGTTGCCACTGAGCAAAGAGACGTTACAGAGGATGctaaaaaaattgttaaattggTTGATGAGTTACAAGATAGTCGTGTGACACTCATCTATTGCCAAGATATTTTCAAAGGTTCAAGgagttcaaaaattgtacaaGCTGGTCACACTGAATTAGAATTTCATGGTGCTGGTAAAAGTATGCCCAAATCTGACGTGGagagaattttttttcaattaatCAATTTAGGTATTTTGGCAGAATATCCTATCGTAAACAATAGTGGATTTGCCTCTAATTATGTGAAATTGGGTAAGCGTGCTCGCGAACTTTTGAGGGGGGCTTTGCCGGTACAAATGCAATTTAACATGTCGAGTTCAAGACCTAATTCAGGATTAGATTCTAATGCACTCCCCCCGTCATCATCGACTTCAAGAATCAGCAGTAGAACTGTTAATCTAGGTGGTAATAAAAGAGATAATCATACAGTGGAACCGATTTCCCTGAACAATGAAAACGAATGGAAATCTACCCAAGAATTAAGTGAGTTGACACATGCAtatgaaactttgaaagagGCTTCTATGAATGCAGGATACAGAATGAACCCACCAGTGACAAATTTTATTCCTGATGCTgcattgagaaaattggcTAAGAAGTTACCCATAAGTGAAAGTGAATTTTCCAGCATGCCAGAAATAGGACCTCGTCATGctaaaaaatttaaagtgTTCAGAAAAACTATAATGGAGTTAAGAAGACGTCGGAGTAATTTAGGTGGCGGTAATGATATTAATGCAAGTAACAGTATTGTTCTAAGTGAAGGGAGTTTACCTGACAACAGTGTAGTTGCATCCAGATTTATCGCCATGGATTCTGCAGAGAGTCAAcagaatgaagaaattataAGGCAAATAAGAATGAGCCAACAGAGGTCAACTCAACCATCACAACCTTCGCAACGGACTGGTAGGGCTTCAAAGTCTTCATACTCCAAGAAGCGAtttaaaagaagaggataG